From the genome of Halomonas sp. I5-271120, one region includes:
- a CDS encoding GGDEF domain-containing protein codes for MLAASRHRSQTASLLFIDIDRFKAINDTYGHRIGDIAIDHLAEIMRQCARSDDLVARYGGEEFMVLLPSTELDLAKEVAQRLRRTVANTPLHVPETGVLELELTISVGVASNNPLNGKPHDIDVLIHNADLAVYAAKRGGRNRVVRFGRDMNTEGQRDFYTGDAPASTGG; via the coding sequence TTGCTGGCGGCCTCCCGCCATCGTAGCCAGACGGCGAGCCTGCTGTTCATCGATATCGACCGCTTCAAGGCCATCAACGACACATACGGGCATCGCATCGGCGATATCGCCATCGACCACCTGGCCGAGATAATGCGCCAATGCGCCCGCAGCGATGATCTGGTCGCCCGCTACGGTGGCGAAGAGTTCATGGTGCTGCTTCCCTCAACCGAGCTTGATCTGGCCAAAGAGGTCGCCCAGCGCCTGCGCCGAACGGTCGCCAATACGCCACTGCATGTGCCGGAAACCGGTGTACTCGAGCTCGAATTGACCATCAGCGTCGGGGTGGCCAGCAACAACCCGCTGAACGGCAAGCCACACGACATCGATGTGCTGATCCACAATGCCGACCTCGCCGTCTACGCCGCCAAGCGGGGCGGGCGCAATCGTGTCGTGCGCTTCGGGCGCGACATGAACACCGAGGGCCAGCGCGACTTTTACACTGGCGACGCCCCTGCCTCCACCGGTGGCTGA
- a CDS encoding D-glycerate dehydrogenase has product MKKRIVAFRRLNDDQLDQLRSDFHVDYFDTLESADDPAFLAALAQAHGLVGASLKITPELLDKAPHLEAIASISVGYDNYPVDELTRRGILLCNTPDVLTETTADTGFLLIMATARRAVELADFVKRGDWQSSIDEAQFGSDVHGKTLGMVGLGRIGAAIARRGALGFGMPVLYSNASPKPALEDELGARRCELDELLKVADFVCVTVPLSAQTERLIGAREFALMRHSAIFINISRGKVVDEAALIAALEQGEFRAAGLDVFEQEPLPKDSPLPQMANVVALPHIGSATVETRTAMAQRAADNITLALGGQRPISPVNTEAWATLSD; this is encoded by the coding sequence ATGAAAAAGCGCATCGTGGCGTTTCGCCGCCTTAACGACGACCAGCTTGACCAGCTGCGCAGCGACTTCCACGTCGATTATTTCGACACACTGGAATCCGCCGACGACCCGGCCTTCCTCGCGGCCTTGGCGCAGGCGCACGGGCTGGTCGGCGCCAGCCTCAAGATCACCCCTGAGCTGCTCGACAAGGCACCGCATCTTGAGGCCATCGCCAGCATCTCGGTGGGTTATGACAACTACCCGGTGGATGAGCTTACCCGGCGCGGCATCCTGCTGTGCAACACGCCGGACGTGCTGACGGAAACCACCGCCGATACCGGCTTCTTGCTGATCATGGCCACCGCCCGGCGTGCCGTGGAACTCGCCGACTTCGTCAAGCGCGGCGACTGGCAGTCAAGCATCGACGAGGCGCAGTTCGGCTCTGACGTTCACGGCAAGACGCTGGGCATGGTCGGCCTCGGACGCATTGGCGCCGCCATCGCTCGACGCGGCGCACTCGGCTTCGGCATGCCTGTTCTGTATTCCAACGCCTCGCCCAAGCCGGCTCTGGAGGATGAATTGGGCGCGCGACGCTGCGAGCTCGACGAGCTGCTCAAAGTGGCCGACTTCGTCTGCGTCACGGTGCCTCTCAGCGCCCAGACCGAGCGTCTGATCGGTGCCCGAGAGTTCGCGCTGATGCGCCATTCGGCGATATTCATCAACATCTCACGCGGCAAGGTCGTCGACGAAGCCGCCCTGATCGCAGCGCTCGAGCAGGGAGAGTTTCGCGCCGCTGGCCTCGATGTCTTCGAGCAGGAACCCTTGCCCAAGGACTCACCGCTACCGCAAATGGCCAACGTGGTGGCGCTGCCACATATCGGTTCAGCGACGGTGGAAACCCGCACCGCCATGGCCCAGCGGGCCGCGGATAACATCACCCTGGCGCTGGGCGGCCAGCGCCCAATCAGCCCGGTTAACACCGAAGCCTGGGCAACACTCAGCGACTGA
- a CDS encoding sugar kinase, with the protein MRSPDTPPEVLAFGEAMTMFVAEHQGELSDVEHFQRRIAGADTNVAIGLARLGRRVGWLSRVGNDGFGRYIRRTLEAEGLDCRYLINDPEHPTGLVFKERAADGADPHVEYFRRGSAASHLSPDDAAAVDFGALRHLHATGIPPALSPGCRELSWHMLDKAREAGASISFDPNLRPSLWDSDAEMATTLNAMAAKSDWVLPGLAEGQRLTGLSSHQDIADFYLERGAKAVIIKLGPEGSYYRGVIGGREQSLMVPGLPVAEVVDTVGAGDGFAVGVISALLDGRSPREALHRGNLIGAEAVQVRGDMEGLPHRARLEQLEALIDTPTDR; encoded by the coding sequence ATGCGATCACCCGACACGCCACCAGAGGTATTGGCCTTCGGTGAGGCCATGACAATGTTCGTTGCCGAACATCAGGGAGAGCTGTCCGACGTCGAGCATTTTCAGCGCCGCATCGCCGGGGCCGACACCAACGTGGCCATCGGCCTGGCACGCCTGGGTCGGCGCGTCGGCTGGCTGAGCCGTGTCGGCAATGACGGTTTCGGTCGCTATATCCGTCGAACCCTGGAAGCCGAAGGCCTCGACTGCCGATACCTGATCAATGACCCGGAACATCCGACCGGGCTCGTGTTCAAGGAGCGCGCCGCTGATGGCGCCGACCCGCACGTCGAGTACTTTCGTCGCGGCAGCGCCGCCAGTCACCTTTCGCCGGACGATGCGGCAGCGGTGGACTTCGGCGCCCTGCGCCACCTGCATGCCACCGGCATTCCACCGGCCTTGTCACCTGGCTGCAGAGAGCTCTCTTGGCACATGCTCGACAAGGCACGAGAGGCTGGCGCCAGCATCTCATTCGACCCCAACCTGCGACCCAGCCTGTGGGACAGCGATGCCGAGATGGCGACTACCCTCAATGCCATGGCCGCCAAGTCAGACTGGGTGCTGCCGGGACTGGCCGAGGGGCAGCGCCTGACGGGGCTCTCGTCCCATCAAGACATCGCTGACTTCTATCTTGAACGCGGCGCCAAGGCGGTCATCATCAAGCTAGGCCCTGAGGGCAGCTACTATCGCGGCGTGATTGGCGGCCGGGAACAAAGTCTCATGGTGCCCGGCCTCCCCGTCGCTGAGGTGGTCGACACCGTCGGCGCCGGAGACGGTTTCGCGGTGGGTGTGATCAGCGCCCTGCTCGACGGCCGCTCACCGCGCGAGGCCCTGCATCGTGGCAATCTGATCGGCGCCGAGGCGGTTCAGGTCAGAGGCGACATGGAGGGTCTGCCCCATCGCGCCCGCCTGGAGCAGCTCGAAGCCCTCATCGACACGCCCACAGACCGGTGA
- a CDS encoding sugar phosphate isomerase/epimerase, whose translation MVTFPSHSISASGPPSVLVASSAFGHTLIAKHGQAAILPRLKEAGADGVEIRRELLPEGFDDFEALGEACAEQSLSLVYSAADALWSGDSLASGLMTRLEESRRLGAVAVKFSLGQYPPDASPSSRANAWQRLNERLTPPDMPLLLVENDQTQDGGTVAPLAASLADADAAGCPLFMTFDIGNWHWVGADPLAAAERLGPYVRYLHCKGVVFSQGRPHASVPDTEELKGWQGLMAHFPQGVTRAIEYPLQSPQLQDFTRGQLNRLRELHACVQDPGTPPVIND comes from the coding sequence ATGGTAACGTTCCCATCGCACTCCATCAGCGCTTCAGGCCCACCTTCAGTGCTGGTCGCCAGCTCGGCATTCGGCCACACGCTGATCGCCAAGCACGGCCAGGCGGCTATTTTGCCCCGGTTGAAAGAAGCCGGCGCCGATGGAGTAGAGATTCGCCGCGAGCTGCTACCCGAGGGCTTCGACGACTTCGAAGCGCTGGGTGAGGCCTGCGCAGAGCAGTCACTGAGCCTGGTCTACTCTGCTGCAGACGCACTCTGGAGCGGCGACAGCCTTGCATCAGGACTCATGACCCGCTTGGAAGAAAGCCGGCGTCTGGGCGCGGTCGCGGTGAAATTCTCACTGGGTCAGTACCCGCCTGATGCCTCGCCCTCATCTCGCGCCAACGCCTGGCAACGCCTGAACGAACGGCTGACGCCCCCCGATATGCCGCTGCTGCTGGTCGAGAATGATCAGACTCAGGACGGCGGCACCGTCGCACCACTTGCGGCGAGCCTTGCCGACGCAGACGCCGCCGGCTGTCCGCTCTTCATGACCTTCGACATCGGCAACTGGCACTGGGTAGGCGCCGATCCGTTGGCCGCTGCCGAGCGCCTGGGGCCCTATGTGCGCTACCTACACTGCAAGGGCGTGGTATTCAGCCAGGGACGCCCCCACGCCAGCGTGCCCGACACTGAAGAGCTCAAAGGCTGGCAGGGACTGATGGCGCACTTTCCTCAGGGCGTGACTCGGGCCATCGAATATCCCTTGCAGTCGCCACAGCTCCAGGACTTTACCCGCGGACAGCTCAACCGGTTGCGAGAGCTACATGCCTGCGTTCAGGACCCGGGCACACCGCCAGTCATCAACGACTGA
- a CDS encoding LacI family DNA-binding transcriptional regulator, translated as MSSSKASPRRSTILEVAYQAGVSKTSVSRYFSGERDRLSETMQTRIASAAKRLNYRPNQMARGLKGGHSRLIGMLVADILNPFSVAVMHGVEQACRARGFSLVVCNTDNDPAQERDHLALLAAYRVEGLVINAAGQPSRELKQLAEQGTPLVLLDRSLGELEADEVGLDNARTIDMALDHLSSQGYGDLLYLSEPTSQASSRQIRLERFEQQRERRGLMGQAISLSLDKDASSLEKAITDFLASPSQRPKALLCANGNVTLAVTRALQAQGVMPGTIGLMGIDELDWCQLVTPGITTLAQPTKDIGRAAAETLLQRLESRGEAAPPRRIHYQPSLLARGSTQRHPTSTA; from the coding sequence ATGTCGTCATCCAAGGCTTCTCCGCGCCGCTCCACAATTCTCGAAGTGGCTTATCAGGCCGGCGTCTCCAAGACCAGCGTATCCCGCTACTTCAGCGGAGAACGCGACCGCCTGTCGGAAACGATGCAAACGCGCATCGCCAGTGCCGCCAAGCGCTTGAATTATCGCCCCAATCAAATGGCTCGCGGCCTCAAGGGAGGCCATTCGCGCCTGATCGGCATGCTCGTCGCGGACATTCTCAATCCCTTCTCGGTGGCGGTGATGCATGGCGTCGAGCAGGCCTGCCGGGCGAGGGGCTTCTCACTGGTGGTGTGCAACACCGACAACGACCCGGCTCAAGAGCGCGATCACCTCGCCCTGCTCGCGGCCTACCGGGTAGAGGGTCTGGTGATCAATGCCGCCGGTCAGCCCAGCCGCGAGCTCAAGCAGCTCGCCGAGCAGGGAACGCCGCTGGTCCTGCTGGACCGCTCACTGGGTGAACTCGAGGCCGACGAAGTTGGCCTCGATAACGCCCGGACCATCGACATGGCGCTTGATCACCTCTCGTCGCAGGGCTATGGCGATCTGCTTTACCTCAGCGAACCCACCTCACAGGCAAGTTCACGCCAGATTCGCCTGGAGCGCTTTGAGCAGCAGCGTGAGCGGCGCGGGCTGATGGGGCAGGCGATAAGCCTATCGCTGGACAAGGACGCCTCATCACTCGAGAAGGCCATCACGGACTTTCTGGCATCCCCCTCCCAGCGCCCCAAGGCGCTGCTCTGCGCCAATGGCAACGTCACGCTCGCCGTCACCCGGGCGTTGCAGGCCCAGGGCGTGATGCCAGGAACAATCGGACTGATGGGCATCGACGAACTCGACTGGTGCCAACTGGTGACCCCCGGGATCACCACGCTGGCCCAGCCCACCAAGGATATCGGTCGTGCCGCCGCGGAGACCCTGCTGCAGCGCTTGGAGTCGCGTGGCGAGGCGGCGCCGCCACGGCGCATCCATTATCAGCCCAGCCTGTTAGCCCGCGGCTCGACCCAACGTCATCCCACGAGCACCGCTTAA
- a CDS encoding asparaginase domain-containing protein: MSRLLILHTGGTICMQPSATGYVPAAGFPDRLAHHLRGSPGTRLGDHGTDALPDYRLIELEPLIDSADLAPADWNRIVAALAEHWHDYQGFIVLHGTDTLAYTASALSFMLGPLDKPVVLTGAQIPLGEPRSDAINNLTTALLMAADPAAPPEVCIAFHDRLLRGNRARKVRSQGFDAFDSPDAPWLGEAGIALSFTPGLALAPGQPEADSRTKGDSAAAFTPDVTPRHFEPGAVAILPVHPGLSAAMLEAVLGDPALKGLVLQTYGVGNPPSLDGALIDRLAQASRAGIAILNVSQCQQGRVVQGAYASGGALNAAGVIAGADLTPEAALTKLQVLIADGLKGGGLRAALATPLRGEMSPG, translated from the coding sequence ATGTCGCGACTGCTGATCCTGCACACCGGCGGCACCATCTGCATGCAGCCCTCGGCGACGGGCTATGTGCCGGCCGCAGGCTTTCCCGACCGCCTGGCGCATCATCTCCGCGGGAGCCCAGGCACACGCCTTGGCGACCATGGCACGGACGCGCTGCCCGACTACCGCCTCATCGAGCTCGAGCCGCTGATCGACAGCGCCGATCTGGCCCCGGCGGACTGGAACCGTATCGTCGCGGCACTGGCCGAGCACTGGCACGACTATCAGGGCTTCATCGTGCTGCACGGCACCGACACCCTGGCCTACACCGCCTCGGCGCTGTCGTTCATGCTCGGGCCCCTCGACAAGCCGGTGGTGCTCACCGGCGCCCAGATCCCGCTCGGCGAGCCGCGTAGCGACGCCATCAACAACCTGACCACCGCACTGTTGATGGCCGCCGACCCCGCCGCCCCACCGGAGGTCTGCATCGCCTTTCACGACCGGCTGCTGCGCGGCAATCGGGCGCGCAAGGTGCGAAGCCAGGGCTTCGATGCCTTCGACTCCCCCGATGCTCCCTGGCTCGGCGAGGCAGGCATCGCCCTGTCCTTCACGCCCGGCCTAGCGTTGGCGCCGGGCCAGCCCGAGGCGGACTCCCGCACCAAGGGCGATTCCGCCGCCGCGTTCACCCCGGATGTAACACCGCGTCACTTTGAGCCCGGCGCGGTGGCCATATTGCCAGTACATCCCGGCCTGTCAGCGGCCATGCTGGAGGCCGTGCTCGGCGATCCGGCCCTCAAGGGGCTGGTGCTACAGACCTACGGTGTGGGCAATCCCCCGAGTCTTGACGGCGCGCTGATCGACCGCCTGGCGCAGGCAAGCCGGGCAGGCATCGCGATTCTCAACGTCAGCCAGTGCCAGCAGGGCCGGGTCGTTCAGGGCGCCTATGCCAGCGGCGGCGCGCTGAATGCCGCCGGCGTGATTGCCGGTGCGGATCTTACCCCCGAGGCGGCGCTGACCAAGCTGCAGGTGCTGATCGCCGATGGCCTCAAGGGCGGTGGGCTGCGGGCGGCGCTGGCCACCCCGCTGCGCGGCGAGATGAGTCCTGGCTGA
- a CDS encoding aspartate ammonia-lyase, with amino-acid sequence MTTRTEYDLLGDMTLPSEAWYGIQTQRAVDNFQITGVPISHFPELVRALAMVKSAAAKANADVGVLAPHKAEAIQAACAEIIDGALHEHFVVDLIQGGAGTSTNMNANEVIANLALTRLGFAKGDYAQLHPNDDVNRSQSTNDAYPTAACLSLQFAAEPLTQAIADLKTALEHKGAEFADVVKMGRTQLQDAVPMTLGQEFEGFAVTLGEDIERVTEACRLLCEVNLGGTAIGTGINTHPQYQALAVRHLATLSGKPIVPASNLVEASSDMGAFVFLSGILKRFAIKLGKICNDLRLLSSGPRTGLGEIALPAMQPGSSIMPGKVNPVIPEAVNQTVYQVIANDLAVSLAAEAGQLQLNAMEPMIVYNLLNSMRMLCSACTMLQTRCIEGIEANREQCARHVDNSIGIITALVPHIGYSNASRIASKALTSGATVRELVIDEGLLDEAQLDRLLSPQAMLAPFQEA; translated from the coding sequence ATGACAACACGCACAGAATACGACCTGCTCGGCGACATGACGCTGCCCAGCGAGGCCTGGTACGGCATCCAGACCCAACGCGCCGTGGACAACTTCCAGATCACCGGCGTGCCGATCAGCCACTTCCCCGAGCTGGTTCGCGCGCTGGCGATGGTCAAGTCGGCGGCGGCAAAGGCCAATGCAGACGTCGGCGTGCTGGCGCCGCACAAGGCCGAGGCCATCCAGGCGGCCTGCGCAGAGATCATTGACGGCGCCCTGCACGAGCACTTCGTGGTCGATTTGATCCAGGGTGGCGCCGGCACCTCGACCAACATGAACGCCAACGAGGTGATCGCCAACCTGGCACTGACCAGGCTCGGCTTCGCCAAGGGCGACTACGCCCAGCTGCATCCCAACGACGACGTCAATCGCTCACAGTCGACCAATGACGCCTACCCCACCGCGGCCTGCCTGAGCCTGCAGTTCGCCGCCGAACCGCTGACCCAGGCGATTGCCGATCTGAAGACGGCGCTGGAACACAAGGGCGCGGAATTCGCCGACGTGGTGAAGATGGGGCGCACCCAGCTGCAGGATGCGGTGCCGATGACGCTGGGGCAAGAATTCGAGGGCTTCGCCGTGACCCTGGGTGAGGACATCGAGCGCGTCACCGAGGCCTGCCGGCTGCTCTGCGAGGTCAACCTGGGTGGCACCGCCATCGGCACCGGCATCAACACCCACCCACAGTATCAGGCGCTGGCCGTCCGCCACCTGGCCACCCTCTCTGGCAAGCCCATCGTGCCCGCCTCGAACCTGGTCGAGGCCAGCTCCGACATGGGCGCCTTCGTCTTCCTGTCGGGAATTCTCAAGCGCTTCGCCATCAAGCTTGGCAAGATCTGCAACGACTTGCGCCTGCTCTCCAGCGGCCCGCGTACAGGCCTTGGCGAAATCGCCCTGCCTGCCATGCAGCCGGGCTCCTCGATCATGCCGGGCAAGGTGAATCCGGTGATCCCCGAAGCGGTCAACCAGACCGTCTACCAGGTGATCGCCAACGATCTCGCCGTGAGCCTCGCCGCCGAGGCCGGCCAGCTCCAGCTCAACGCCATGGAGCCGATGATCGTCTACAACCTGCTCAATTCGATGCGCATGCTGTGCTCGGCCTGCACCATGCTGCAGACCCGCTGCATCGAGGGTATCGAGGCCAATCGCGAGCAGTGCGCCCGGCACGTCGATAACAGCATCGGCATCATCACCGCGCTGGTGCCCCACATTGGCTACTCGAACGCCTCGCGCATCGCCTCCAAGGCGCTTACCAGCGGTGCCACCGTACGCGAACTGGTGATCGATGAGGGACTGCTCGACGAGGCCCAGCTGGACCGGCTGTTAAGCCCCCAGGCCATGCTCGCCCCCTTCCAGGAGGCCTGA
- a CDS encoding sodium:alanine symporter family protein, producing the protein MLDFLNDLLWGKVLLVLLITVGVGFTIASRFVQFRYFGRMFQILGASQAFKRDKHGHLSSFQALVLSVAGRVGGGNIAGVAVAITLGGPGAVFWMWMVGLMGMATSFLECTLAQTYKQASSDGTYRGGPAYYIVKGLGSRWTWLAGLYSVLLLLTFGFGFTALQSYAVATSFGDAFGVPVLYSGLALAMLVGLIIFGGIKRIARISEVLVPFMAGGYILIALLVLGMNIDKIPDVITLIVKSAFGLEPAIGGGIGAAIMMGVKRGLFSNEAGLGSAPNVAAVAYVPHPANQGIVQAFSVFIDTVIICSATAFMILLSGVYDPASTNEVAGIALTQAAMADHVGEWGRTFVSLALLLFAFSTILYNYYLGENSLNFFSRDNQTLFNAFRVAIVLLVCWGATTDLGTVFGFADVTMGLLAVANLIALIMLFKPGLRILKDFDGQIRGGIKQPIFDAKQHPDMNLDPKAWEIEPEDLARMHDVLGNTPASAKD; encoded by the coding sequence ATGTTGGATTTCCTCAACGACCTGCTCTGGGGCAAGGTGCTGCTGGTGCTGCTGATCACGGTAGGCGTCGGCTTCACGATAGCCTCGCGCTTCGTGCAGTTTCGCTACTTCGGCCGCATGTTCCAGATTCTCGGCGCCAGCCAGGCCTTCAAGCGCGACAAGCATGGGCATCTGAGCTCCTTCCAGGCGCTGGTGCTGTCGGTGGCCGGGCGCGTCGGCGGCGGCAACATCGCCGGTGTCGCGGTGGCGATCACCCTGGGCGGCCCGGGCGCCGTGTTCTGGATGTGGATGGTCGGCCTGATGGGCATGGCGACCAGCTTCCTCGAATGCACCCTGGCGCAGACCTACAAGCAGGCCAGTTCAGACGGCACCTATCGCGGCGGGCCGGCCTATTACATCGTCAAGGGGCTGGGCAGTCGCTGGACCTGGCTCGCGGGGCTCTATTCGGTGCTGCTGCTGCTGACCTTCGGCTTCGGCTTCACCGCCCTGCAATCCTATGCGGTGGCCACCTCCTTCGGTGATGCCTTCGGCGTACCGGTGCTCTACAGCGGCCTTGCGCTGGCGATGCTGGTCGGGCTGATCATCTTCGGCGGCATCAAGCGCATCGCGCGCATTTCCGAGGTGCTGGTGCCCTTCATGGCCGGCGGCTACATCCTGATTGCGCTGCTGGTGCTGGGCATGAACATCGACAAGATTCCGGACGTGATCACGCTGATCGTGAAAAGCGCCTTCGGTCTCGAACCGGCCATCGGTGGCGGCATCGGCGCGGCGATCATGATGGGTGTGAAGCGCGGCCTGTTCTCCAATGAGGCGGGGCTCGGCAGCGCACCGAACGTGGCGGCGGTGGCCTATGTGCCGCATCCGGCCAACCAGGGCATCGTGCAGGCCTTCTCGGTATTCATCGACACCGTGATCATCTGCTCGGCCACGGCCTTCATGATCCTGCTCAGCGGCGTTTACGATCCGGCCTCCACCAATGAGGTGGCGGGCATCGCCCTGACGCAGGCCGCGATGGCCGACCATGTCGGCGAATGGGGCCGCACCTTCGTCAGCCTGGCGCTGCTGCTGTTTGCCTTCAGCACCATCCTCTACAACTACTACCTGGGCGAGAACAGCCTCAACTTCTTCAGCCGTGATAACCAGACCCTGTTCAACGCCTTTCGCGTCGCCATCGTGCTGCTGGTGTGCTGGGGCGCGACCACCGACCTGGGCACCGTGTTCGGCTTCGCCGACGTGACCATGGGCCTGTTGGCGGTAGCCAACCTGATCGCCCTGATCATGCTGTTCAAGCCGGGCCTTCGCATCCTCAAGGACTTCGACGGTCAGATTCGCGGCGGCATCAAGCAGCCGATCTTCGATGCCAAGCAGCATCCCGACATGAACCTGGACCCCAAGGCCTGGGAAATCGAGCCGGAAGACCTGGCGCGCATGCATGACGTGCTCGGCAACACACCGGCCAGCGCCAAGGACTGA
- a CDS encoding helix-turn-helix transcriptional regulator, translating to MHDDFAANLRLLCSYYRSIAEVCRRLDINRPQFNRYLSGRYRPSDSIMRRICDFFGVEVHEILLPHDDFMPLIRLRPRPADEAAEETHKPHSSLSLPEALLTQGSRGMSRYVGCYYEHYLSMSQPGKVLRTLVCLESHEGSTLYQRTERMTSATDQRPYHNRYRGAALFLTDRIFMVDYESLNGHEVTQTILFPSFRSHVSRLTGLKLGVADSSERMPCCVRVVYERLSEPVNPRRALARCGLFELDDPELDPSLVEAIRNDVGADEWHFRARF from the coding sequence ATGCATGATGATTTTGCGGCCAATCTCCGCCTGCTATGCAGCTATTATCGCTCCATCGCCGAGGTGTGCCGCCGGCTCGATATCAACCGGCCGCAGTTCAACCGCTACCTGAGCGGACGCTACCGGCCCAGCGACAGCATCATGCGGCGCATCTGTGACTTCTTCGGGGTCGAGGTTCACGAGATCCTGCTGCCCCATGACGACTTCATGCCACTGATCAGGCTGCGCCCCCGGCCGGCCGACGAGGCGGCTGAAGAGACCCACAAGCCGCACAGCTCGCTGAGCCTGCCCGAAGCGCTGCTCACCCAGGGCAGCCGCGGCATGTCGCGCTATGTGGGCTGCTACTACGAGCACTATCTCTCCATGTCGCAGCCCGGCAAGGTGCTGCGCACCCTGGTCTGCCTGGAATCCCACGAGGGCAGCACGCTCTACCAGCGCACCGAGCGAATGACCTCCGCAACCGACCAGCGGCCCTACCACAACCGCTATCGCGGCGCGGCACTGTTCCTGACCGACCGTATCTTCATGGTCGACTACGAATCGCTCAACGGCCACGAAGTCACCCAGACCATCCTTTTTCCCAGCTTTCGCAGCCACGTCTCGCGCCTTACCGGGCTCAAGCTCGGCGTGGCCGACAGCAGCGAGCGCATGCCCTGCTGCGTGCGGGTGGTTTATGAGCGGCTGAGCGAACCGGTGAACCCGCGCCGCGCCCTGGCGCGCTGCGGCCTTTTTGAGCTCGACGACCCCGAACTCGACCCTTCCCTGGTCGAGGCCATTCGCAACGACGTCGGCGCTGACGAGTGGCACTTCCGCGCGCGGTTCTAA
- a CDS encoding histidine phosphatase family protein: MLRLTLLLLAAISLSAPQLSKAQTQQDNDAAWAALARSGHIALMRHALAPGTGDPTGFTLDDCATQRNLSAEGRAQARAIGERFRERGIAVSEVRASRWCRCLDTAELLGLGKVMPTPALNSFFRDRAVAERQTRELRALIDAWNGEGALVLVTHQVNITALTGVYPRSGEILVLAPEGDELELVGRLKN; encoded by the coding sequence TTGCTGAGGCTGACGCTGCTCCTGCTGGCCGCCATTTCCTTGAGCGCGCCCCAGCTGTCCAAGGCGCAGACGCAGCAAGACAACGACGCCGCCTGGGCCGCGCTTGCTCGCAGCGGTCACATTGCCCTGATGCGTCACGCCCTGGCGCCCGGTACCGGCGACCCGACGGGCTTTACGCTGGATGACTGCGCCACCCAGCGCAACCTTTCCGCGGAGGGCCGTGCCCAGGCTCGCGCCATCGGCGAACGGTTTCGCGAACGGGGAATAGCAGTGAGTGAGGTGCGCGCGAGCCGCTGGTGTCGCTGCCTCGACACCGCCGAGCTGCTCGGGCTTGGCAAGGTGATGCCCACGCCGGCGCTCAACTCCTTCTTTCGCGACCGAGCTGTTGCCGAGCGACAGACCCGTGAGCTGCGCGCGTTGATCGATGCCTGGAACGGCGAGGGAGCGCTGGTGCTGGTCACCCATCAGGTCAATATCACCGCACTCACCGGCGTCTATCCGCGCTCCGGCGAGATCCTGGTGCTGGCGCCCGAGGGTGACGAGCTTGAGCTGGTAGGGCGGCTCAAGAACTGA